AAACCTTCACTTCAGAGCATCTTTGCGTCAGTTCGCGCAAGATGTTTTCTTTGCTGCCGAAATCTAAAACAGCGACTTTAGGTCCTACCATATTGTCGCCACGGCGAACTTCCACTTCAGATCGTGATGTCAGATAAACCCAGTCTTTATCCATCTGTTTTTTCTGATCGATCAAACCTTGTGCTTTTTTCTTAGCCTCATCTTCAGAAGCGGCATTTACTAATGCACCCCAAGGTGTCCCCCCTTGGCGCAGTCGCAAAACAAGGTTGCGTGTATCAAGTTCCGTTAAAAGTGGAATGCCGTTATCAGTGAGTCGCTTTTTCCAAGCTTGGTCACGGGCCGTGTCTTGGATTTCCAAACATAAGAAACCTTCAATCCAAAGCTTGCGGGATTCCCACACGTCATCTTGGATTCCGTAGTTTCCTTGCATAGGTGCTGTCATTACGACGATTTGTGAAAAATAAGAAGGATCCGTGGCGATTTCTTCGTAACCAGAGTGGGAAGTATTAAAAACCACTTCGCCAGCGCGATCTTGTCCACCATGCCATAGACCTGAGTACACTTCTCCACTTTCTAAAACAAGATAGCCCTTCATGACTGCGCCTCCGACATGGATTGAACTGTGAGATAAATTAAAGCCTGACGAATATAAACACCGTTCGTGACTTGATCCAAAACTTTGCAACGTGGATCACTTAGCACCTCTGTATCAAGCTCTGTCCCCTGATTGATAGGACCTGGGTGCATGATCAATGCTTTACTGGACAGGTGTTTTAGATTTTCCACCGTAAAACCAAACTGGGCACGGTAGTTTTCTAATGAATAAGAACCTTGATGACGTTCAAGTTGAACTCTTAAAGCCATTGCCGCTGTCGACCACTCTAAACCTTCACGCAATGAAG
This is a stretch of genomic DNA from Bdellovibrio reynosensis. It encodes these proteins:
- the carA gene encoding glutamine-hydrolyzing carbamoyl-phosphate synthase small subunit produces the protein MKGYLVLESGEVYSGLWHGGQDRAGEVVFNTSHSGYEEIATDPSYFSQIVVMTAPMQGNYGIQDDVWESRKLWIEGFLCLEIQDTARDQAWKKRLTDNGIPLLTELDTRNLVLRLRQGGTPWGALVNAASEDEAKKKAQGLIDQKKQMDKDWVYLTSRSEVEVRRGDNMVGPKVAVLDFGSKENILRELTQRCSEVKVFNSRSTIKDILDYNPDGIMLTNGPGDPADVKVAAGTVRELLGVKPIFGICMGHQILALALGAKTYKLKFGHRGSNHPIRDTLLNQIYMTSQNHGYAVEASSLPSDVKVTHVNLNDGTVAGFYSEKLKCLGIQYHPESCPGPHEASGLFSYFVERMI